A section of the Streptomyces sp. SLBN-118 genome encodes:
- a CDS encoding response regulator transcription factor, translating to MIRVLLADDQLLVRAGFRALLDAQPDIEVAGEAADGEEAVRLVSELRPDVVLMDIRMPTLDGLAATRRITGDKRLGEVKVVMLTTFELDEYVFEAIRSGASGFLVKDTEPQELLRAVRAVVQGDALLSPGVTRRLIAEFAARSKVPTDAEVLGELTEREREVMALVGIGLSNEEIACRLVVSPLTAKTHVSRTMVKLGARDRAQLVVLAYESGLVRPGWLG from the coding sequence GTGATCCGTGTACTGCTCGCCGACGACCAGTTGCTGGTGAGGGCGGGCTTCCGGGCGCTGCTCGATGCGCAGCCCGACATCGAGGTGGCGGGTGAGGCGGCCGACGGCGAGGAGGCGGTGCGGCTGGTGAGCGAACTACGCCCCGACGTCGTGCTGATGGACATCCGGATGCCCACGCTCGACGGTCTCGCCGCCACCCGCAGGATCACCGGGGACAAGCGGCTCGGGGAGGTGAAGGTGGTGATGCTGACCACCTTCGAGCTCGACGAGTACGTCTTCGAGGCGATCCGCTCCGGAGCGTCGGGCTTCCTGGTGAAGGACACCGAGCCGCAGGAGCTGCTGCGTGCGGTGCGGGCGGTTGTGCAGGGCGACGCCCTGCTCTCCCCGGGTGTGACGCGCCGTCTGATCGCGGAGTTCGCGGCCCGCTCCAAGGTACCCACGGACGCCGAGGTGCTGGGCGAACTCACGGAACGGGAGCGGGAGGTGATGGCCCTTGTCGGCATCGGCCTCTCGAACGAGGAAATCGCCTGCAGGCTCGTGGTCAGCCCGCTCACGGCCAAGACGCATGTGAGCCGCACGATGGTCAAGCTCGGTGCCCGCGACCGGGCCCAACTGGTCGTGCTGGCCTACGAGTCGGGCTTGGTACGCCCGGGCTGGCTGGGCTGA
- a CDS encoding sensor histidine kinase — translation MDEQHTRFCGPPWARGGGPPPPLRRWDARRSTGRVPWLSTIALAVLVMVGSSFAAHGQPDREPIDAFARVLLLTGPAILLLRNRRPVACVFGVCATALVYVGAGYPYGPVFFTVAVGAFAAVISGHRRAAWWALGGLWAGHLLIAHWLYEYLPPGKDDAAPWGQELVVLAWVVAVLAASELVRVRREAWAREGAERAAAEKRRADEERLRIARELHDVLAHSISVINVQAGVGLALLDTNPEQARAALTTIKAASKEALGEVRQVLDTLRTPGDAPRAPAPGLDRLPELVEQAAGAGLNVEIATEGERTALSPGTDLAAFRIVQEALTNVVRHSGSRTARVRIAYAPGRLGLRIDDDGPATRSDAGGSGNGLVGMRERAAALGGTIEAGPRPDGGFRVRADLPVQPKETM, via the coding sequence ATGGATGAGCAGCACACCCGCTTCTGCGGTCCCCCCTGGGCGCGGGGTGGTGGACCACCGCCGCCGCTGCGTCGCTGGGACGCCCGCCGCAGCACCGGCAGGGTGCCCTGGCTCTCGACGATCGCCCTGGCCGTGCTCGTGATGGTGGGGTCGAGCTTTGCCGCGCACGGCCAGCCGGACCGTGAACCGATCGACGCCTTTGCGCGCGTGCTGCTGCTGACCGGTCCGGCGATTCTGCTGCTGCGCAACCGCCGGCCCGTCGCCTGCGTATTCGGCGTCTGCGCGACAGCGCTCGTCTACGTCGGCGCGGGCTATCCCTACGGTCCCGTCTTCTTCACCGTCGCCGTCGGCGCTTTCGCCGCCGTCATCTCCGGGCACCGGCGTGCCGCCTGGTGGGCCCTGGGCGGGCTCTGGGCCGGCCACCTGCTGATCGCGCACTGGCTCTACGAGTATCTGCCACCGGGCAAGGACGACGCGGCGCCCTGGGGGCAGGAACTGGTCGTCCTCGCCTGGGTGGTGGCGGTCCTTGCGGCCTCGGAGCTCGTACGTGTACGGCGGGAGGCGTGGGCCCGCGAGGGCGCCGAACGCGCCGCCGCCGAGAAGCGCCGGGCCGACGAGGAGCGGCTGCGGATCGCCCGTGAACTCCACGACGTCCTCGCCCACTCCATCTCGGTCATCAATGTGCAGGCCGGCGTCGGCCTCGCGCTGCTCGACACCAACCCGGAGCAGGCTCGCGCAGCGCTCACCACCATCAAGGCGGCGAGCAAGGAGGCACTGGGCGAGGTACGCCAGGTCCTCGACACCCTCCGTACGCCGGGCGACGCACCGCGAGCGCCCGCCCCCGGACTCGACCGGCTCCCCGAACTCGTCGAACAGGCCGCCGGCGCCGGACTGAACGTGGAGATCGCGACGGAAGGGGAACGCACCGCCCTCTCGCCCGGAACCGATCTCGCCGCCTTCCGCATCGTCCAGGAGGCCCTGACCAATGTCGTACGCCACTCGGGCTCGCGCACCGCGCGCGTGCGGATCGCGTACGCACCGGGCCGCCTCGGTCTGCGGATCGACGACGACGGCCCGGCTACCCGTTCGGACGCCGGGGGCAGCGGCAACGGCCTCGTCGGAATGCGGGAGCGAGCCGCCGCACTGGGTGGCACGATCGAGGCCGGACCACGGCCGGACGGCGGCTTCCGGGTGCGGGCCGACCTCCCTGTGCAGCCGAAGGAGACGATGTGA
- a CDS encoding TetR/AcrR family transcriptional regulator produces MTTIRGARERARVEVTAAIKDEARRQLAAEGAAKLSLRAVARELGMVSSALYRYFPSRDDLLTALIVDAYDAVGAAAENTLTLAPDPQDHPARWVALCSAVRAWALAHPHEYALIHGSPVPGYSAPMDTVGPASRVGLAMISIARDAHRANGIAPPPLAEELRPEAHRLTATLVPDLPPAVVVALVSAWPQLFGLISFELFGQFNRVVEDRDAFFVHAAARLAHEVGLRSVRP; encoded by the coding sequence ATGACCACGATCCGAGGGGCCAGGGAACGGGCCCGAGTCGAAGTCACCGCAGCGATCAAGGACGAGGCTCGCAGACAGCTCGCGGCCGAAGGTGCCGCCAAGCTCTCCCTGCGCGCCGTCGCCCGCGAACTGGGCATGGTCTCCTCCGCGCTCTACCGCTACTTCCCCAGCCGCGACGACCTGCTGACAGCCCTCATCGTCGACGCCTACGACGCCGTAGGCGCCGCTGCCGAGAACACACTGACCCTCGCCCCCGACCCTCAGGACCACCCGGCGCGCTGGGTCGCGCTCTGCTCGGCCGTCCGCGCCTGGGCGCTCGCGCACCCCCATGAGTACGCGCTGATCCACGGCTCCCCGGTACCCGGCTACTCCGCCCCGATGGACACCGTCGGACCCGCCTCCCGTGTCGGACTCGCGATGATCTCGATCGCTCGTGACGCCCACCGCGCGAACGGAATCGCGCCGCCCCCGCTCGCCGAGGAACTGCGCCCCGAGGCCCACCGGCTCACCGCGACCCTCGTGCCCGATCTGCCGCCGGCCGTGGTAGTGGCCCTGGTGAGCGCGTGGCCGCAGCTGTTCGGGCTGATCTCTTTCGAGCTCTTCGGGCAGTTCAACCGGGTGGTCGAGGACCGGGACGCGTTCTTCGTCCATGCCGCCGCCCGCCTCGCGCACGAGGTCGGCCTGCGGAGTGTGCGGCCCTGA
- a CDS encoding nitroreductase family deazaflavin-dependent oxidoreductase encodes MSQVHYIKPGRFDTMLNGAAAWLARHGISLMGTAELSVRGRTSGEWRRIPVNPLPYEGGPYLISARGHSQWVRNLRAAGGGQLQVGRKTQQFTAVELADEEKPALLRTYLERWGWEVGRFFGDVNAKSTDEELLAAAHKHPVFRITVTT; translated from the coding sequence ATGTCGCAGGTGCACTACATCAAGCCCGGCCGCTTCGACACCATGCTCAACGGCGCCGCCGCCTGGCTCGCCCGCCACGGCATCAGCCTCATGGGCACCGCAGAGCTCTCGGTACGCGGCCGCACCAGCGGTGAGTGGCGGCGTATCCCGGTCAACCCGCTCCCCTACGAGGGCGGCCCATATCTGATCTCCGCCCGCGGCCACTCCCAGTGGGTCCGCAATCTGCGGGCGGCCGGCGGCGGACAGCTCCAAGTCGGCCGCAAGACACAGCAGTTCACCGCGGTCGAGCTGGCCGACGAGGAGAAGCCCGCGCTGCTGCGCACCTACCTGGAGCGCTGGGGCTGGGAGGTCGGACGCTTCTTCGGCGACGTCAACGCCAAGTCGACGGACGAGGAACTCCTCGCCGCGGCGCACAAGCACCCCGTCTTCCGGATCACCGTGACCACGTGA
- a CDS encoding geranylgeranyl reductase family protein, translated as MSSENADAVGEHDEPGHDQPVWDVVVVGGGPAGASAAYAAAVAGRQVLLLEKSELPRYKTCGGGIIGPSRDSLPPGFELPLRDRVYAVTFSLNGRLARTRRSKRMLFGLINRPEFDAGLVEQAQKAGAVLRTGATVSRVEQHGPAVPDRRTVAVVLADGETVLARAVVGADGSASRIGAHVGVKLDQVDLGLEAEIPVPATVAEDWAGRVLIDWGPMPGSYGWVFPKGQTLTVGVISARGEGAATKRYLEDFIARLGLAGFEPAISSGHLTRCRSDDSPLSRGRVLVCGDAAGLLEPWTREGISFALRSGRLAGEWAVRISEAHDAVDARRQALNYAFAIKAGLGVEMGVGRRMLAIFERRPGLLHAAITGLRPAWRAFADITRGSTTLAGLVRTHGMARRALEALDRRAEPNEQSA; from the coding sequence GTGAGCAGCGAGAACGCAGACGCCGTGGGTGAGCACGACGAGCCGGGGCACGACCAGCCGGTGTGGGACGTCGTCGTGGTCGGCGGGGGGCCGGCAGGCGCCTCGGCGGCCTACGCCGCCGCGGTGGCCGGCCGCCAGGTGCTCCTGCTGGAGAAGTCCGAACTGCCCCGCTACAAGACCTGTGGCGGAGGGATCATCGGCCCCTCGCGGGACAGCCTGCCGCCGGGCTTCGAACTGCCGCTGCGGGACCGGGTGTACGCCGTCACCTTCTCGCTGAACGGCAGGCTGGCGCGTACCCGCCGCTCCAAGCGGATGCTCTTCGGGCTCATCAACCGGCCGGAGTTCGACGCCGGTCTTGTCGAGCAGGCGCAGAAGGCGGGAGCCGTCCTGCGTACGGGCGCGACCGTCTCCCGTGTCGAGCAGCACGGACCCGCGGTGCCCGACCGACGCACGGTCGCCGTGGTGCTGGCCGACGGCGAGACGGTGCTGGCCCGAGCCGTCGTCGGCGCCGACGGCAGCGCCAGCCGCATAGGCGCGCATGTAGGAGTGAAGCTCGACCAGGTCGACCTGGGCCTTGAGGCCGAGATCCCGGTACCGGCGACGGTGGCCGAGGACTGGGCGGGGCGCGTGCTCATCGACTGGGGGCCGATGCCGGGCAGTTACGGCTGGGTGTTCCCCAAGGGGCAGACCCTGACGGTCGGTGTGATCTCCGCCCGGGGAGAGGGCGCGGCGACCAAGCGCTACCTGGAGGACTTCATCGCACGGCTGGGACTCGCCGGGTTCGAGCCCGCCATCTCCTCCGGGCATCTGACGCGGTGCCGCAGCGACGACTCGCCGCTGTCGCGCGGACGGGTGCTGGTGTGCGGGGACGCGGCCGGTCTCCTCGAACCGTGGACCCGCGAGGGAATCTCGTTCGCGCTGCGGTCGGGGCGGCTCGCGGGGGAGTGGGCGGTACGGATCTCGGAGGCCCACGACGCTGTGGACGCCAGGCGTCAGGCGCTGAACTACGCGTTCGCGATCAAGGCCGGTCTTGGTGTGGAGATGGGCGTCGGACGGCGGATGCTCGCGATCTTCGAGCGCCGTCCGGGGCTTCTCCATGCGGCGATCACCGGTCTGCGACCCGCGTGGCGGGCGTTCGCCGACATCACACGTGGCTCGACGACGCTGGCGGGTCTGGTACGTACGCACGGCATGGCGCGGCGGGCACTGGAAGCGCTCGACCGCCGGGCGGAGCCGAACGAGCAGTCGGCCTGA
- a CDS encoding dipeptidase, with translation MTAHPIAETIASLMPRAKAELTELVAFPSVADEAVAPRSACEAAANWVADALRTEGFQDVALLDTPDGSQSVYGLLPGPEGARTVLLYAHYDVQPQLDEAAWMSPPFELTERDGRWYGRGAADCKGGFIMHLLALRALKANGGVPVNVKVIVEGSEEQGTGGLEQYADAHPDLLTADAIVIGDTGNFRVGLPTVTATLRGMTMIRVQIDTLEGNLHSGQFGGAAPDALAALIRVLDSLRAADGSTVIDGLPAQAQWDGLQYPKEQFRKDARVLTGVGLTGSGTVADRIWARPAVTVIGIDCHPVAGATPSIPASARAQISLRVPPGQDAAEATKLLFAHIEKHTPWNARVSLEQVGQGQPFQADVTSPAYTSMADAMRVAYPGEEMQTSGMGGSIPLCNTLAALYPEAEILLIGLSEPEAQIHAVNESVSPEELERLSVAEALFLQNYAAS, from the coding sequence ATGACCGCCCATCCGATCGCCGAGACCATTGCGTCCCTGATGCCCCGCGCCAAGGCGGAGCTGACGGAACTCGTGGCTTTCCCGTCGGTGGCGGACGAGGCCGTGGCGCCGAGAAGCGCGTGCGAGGCCGCCGCGAACTGGGTCGCCGATGCGCTGCGCACCGAGGGCTTCCAGGACGTCGCGCTGCTCGACACCCCTGATGGCTCGCAGTCGGTGTACGGACTGCTGCCCGGCCCGGAGGGTGCGCGGACCGTTCTGCTCTACGCCCACTACGACGTGCAGCCGCAGCTGGACGAGGCCGCCTGGATGAGCCCGCCCTTCGAGCTGACCGAGCGGGACGGCCGCTGGTACGGACGCGGCGCCGCCGACTGCAAGGGCGGCTTCATCATGCATCTGCTCGCGCTGCGCGCCCTGAAGGCGAACGGCGGCGTCCCGGTCAATGTGAAGGTGATCGTCGAGGGCTCGGAGGAGCAGGGCACGGGCGGCCTCGAGCAGTACGCCGATGCGCACCCGGATCTGCTGACGGCCGACGCGATCGTAATCGGCGACACCGGGAACTTCCGGGTGGGTCTGCCTACGGTGACGGCCACACTGCGCGGGATGACGATGATCCGCGTCCAGATCGACACCCTTGAGGGCAATCTGCACTCGGGCCAGTTCGGCGGCGCCGCGCCCGACGCGCTGGCCGCGCTCATCCGCGTACTGGACTCGCTGCGTGCCGCGGACGGTTCGACGGTGATCGACGGGCTGCCCGCGCAGGCCCAGTGGGACGGACTGCAGTACCCAAAGGAGCAGTTCCGCAAGGACGCCAGGGTCCTCACCGGTGTCGGTCTGACCGGCAGCGGCACGGTCGCCGACCGTATCTGGGCGCGCCCCGCAGTCACGGTGATCGGCATCGACTGCCACCCGGTGGCAGGGGCGACCCCCTCCATTCCGGCGAGCGCCCGGGCTCAGATCAGCCTGCGGGTGCCGCCCGGCCAGGACGCGGCCGAGGCGACCAAGCTGCTGTTCGCCCATATCGAGAAGCACACGCCCTGGAACGCCCGGGTCTCGCTGGAGCAGGTGGGCCAGGGGCAGCCTTTCCAGGCGGACGTCACGAGCCCCGCGTACACCTCGATGGCCGACGCGATGCGTGTCGCCTACCCGGGCGAGGAGATGCAGACCTCCGGGATGGGCGGCTCGATCCCGCTGTGCAACACGCTCGCCGCGCTCTACCCCGAGGCGGAGATCCTCCTGATCGGTCTGAGCGAGCCGGAGGCGCAGATCCACGCGGTGAACGAGTCGGTCTCGCCCGAGGAACTGGAGCGGCTGTCCGTGGCGGAGGCGCTGTTCCTGCAGAACTACGCCGCGAGCTGA
- a CDS encoding NUDIX hydrolase, whose translation MIVWINGAFGAGKSSTARELIDLIPNSTLYDPELIGGQLRRLLPQKRLAEVSDYQDLPIWRRLVVDTAAALLNELGGVLVVPMTLLRQEYRDEIFGGLASRRIPVRHVLLRPDETILRERAATIEEPDLPDADQPVRQWAYDHIEPYLAALDWIGGDAYVIDNSRLDPLQTARRIATAVRNGDAPVCEIVQTPEPTAETLAAGVLLFDEEDRVLLVDPTYKPGWEFPGGVVERGEPPARAGMREVTEELGIELAEVPRLLVVDWEAPRPPGFGGLRLLYDGGRLDSGQAGRVLLPGSELRGWRFVAEEEAAELLPPTRYERLRWALRARERGAALYLEAGVPV comes from the coding sequence GTGATTGTCTGGATCAACGGTGCGTTCGGAGCGGGCAAGAGCAGTACCGCGCGCGAACTGATCGATCTGATCCCGAACAGCACGCTGTACGACCCCGAACTCATCGGCGGACAGCTGCGCCGGCTGCTGCCGCAGAAGCGCCTGGCCGAGGTGAGCGACTACCAGGATCTGCCGATCTGGCGGCGCCTCGTGGTGGACACCGCTGCGGCGCTGCTGAACGAGCTCGGCGGAGTGCTGGTCGTGCCGATGACCCTGCTGCGACAGGAGTACCGCGACGAGATCTTCGGCGGTCTGGCCTCCCGCCGGATTCCGGTGCGGCATGTGCTGCTTCGACCGGATGAAACGATCCTGCGCGAACGGGCAGCCACCATCGAGGAGCCGGATCTCCCGGACGCCGACCAGCCCGTGAGGCAATGGGCATACGACCACATCGAGCCGTACCTCGCCGCCCTCGACTGGATCGGGGGCGACGCATACGTCATCGACAACAGCAGGCTCGACCCCCTTCAGACGGCGCGGCGCATAGCCACGGCGGTACGCAACGGGGACGCCCCGGTCTGCGAGATCGTGCAGACCCCCGAGCCGACCGCCGAAACACTGGCCGCCGGCGTACTGCTCTTCGACGAGGAGGACCGGGTGCTGCTGGTCGACCCCACCTACAAGCCCGGCTGGGAGTTCCCGGGCGGAGTGGTGGAGCGCGGCGAGCCACCCGCGCGTGCCGGGATGCGCGAGGTGACCGAGGAGCTGGGTATCGAACTCGCCGAGGTTCCCCGGTTGTTGGTGGTCGACTGGGAGGCGCCGCGGCCGCCGGGCTTCGGCGGGCTCCGGCTCCTGTACGACGGCGGCCGACTGGACAGCGGCCAGGCCGGTCGGGTGCTGCTGCCCGGATCGGAGCTGCGCGGCTGGCGGTTCGTTGCCGAGGAGGAGGCTGCCGAGCTACTGCCGCCGACGCGTTACGAGCGGCTGCGCTGGGCACTGAGGGCGCGGGAGCGGGGCGCCGCGCTCTACCTGGAGGCGGGCGTCCCGGTCTGA
- a CDS encoding biotin-dependent carboxyltransferase family protein, whose product MSGGKLEVVRAGALTTLQDLGRFGHAYLGVPRSGALDQPAHRLANRLVGNHAEAATLETTLTGAAVRAAQAVIVAVTGAPAPVRVDGRPAAWAEAIHLPAGAVLDVGVPTTGVRSYVAVSGGVAVPPVLGSRSTDLLSGLGPAPLRDGDILPLGGKLGRPLHADTVVWQAPPQELVLPVLLGPRDDWFTATAVKTLASARFSVSPQSNRIALRMDGPTLERAVHREMPSEGMVLGAIQVPPDGKPVVFLADSPTTGGYPVIGVVPENRLSAAAQAGPGLGVRFAPVRRRKRS is encoded by the coding sequence ATGAGCGGCGGCAAGCTGGAAGTCGTACGGGCCGGTGCGCTCACCACCCTGCAGGACCTGGGCCGGTTCGGTCACGCCTACCTTGGCGTACCGCGCTCCGGGGCACTGGACCAGCCGGCTCACCGACTCGCGAACCGGCTGGTGGGCAACCACGCCGAGGCCGCAACGCTGGAGACCACACTGACCGGAGCGGCCGTGCGCGCCGCACAGGCCGTGATCGTCGCCGTGACCGGGGCGCCCGCACCGGTGCGGGTCGACGGACGGCCGGCGGCCTGGGCCGAGGCCATACACCTTCCCGCCGGCGCCGTGCTCGATGTCGGCGTCCCCACCACCGGCGTGCGCAGCTATGTCGCCGTCAGCGGAGGCGTCGCGGTCCCCCCTGTCCTCGGCAGCCGCTCCACCGACCTGCTCTCCGGCCTCGGCCCGGCCCCTCTCAGGGACGGGGACATCCTGCCCCTGGGCGGGAAACTCGGCCGACCGCTCCACGCCGACACAGTGGTCTGGCAAGCGCCTCCTCAGGAGCTGGTCCTGCCCGTACTGCTCGGCCCACGGGACGACTGGTTCACCGCCACAGCCGTGAAGACCCTCGCATCAGCCCGTTTCTCGGTCTCTCCCCAGAGCAACCGCATCGCGCTGCGGATGGACGGGCCCACTCTCGAGCGTGCCGTGCACCGTGAAATGCCCAGCGAAGGCATGGTTTTGGGAGCCATCCAGGTACCGCCCGACGGCAAACCCGTGGTCTTCCTTGCCGACAGCCCCACCACCGGCGGCTATCCCGTGATCGGCGTTGTGCCAGAGAACCGGCTGTCGGCCGCTGCCCAGGCCGGCCCCGGCCTCGGCGTCAGATTCGCGCCGGTCCGCCGTCGGAAACGGTCCTGA
- a CDS encoding allophanate hydrolase subunit 1, translating to MMLRPVGVDSLLVDLDTPEEAQAWHAELLSRHIAGTLSPVREIVPGEKTVLLYGVHDADALQTELHRWSVPALAADSGPLLEIPVHYNGADLRAVAEMWGVTEDEVARIHSSIEHRVAFCGFSPGFAYMIGLGETYAVPRHAAPRTSVPVGSVAVAGSYTGIYPRASPGGWQLIGTTHVRLWDMEREPEALLTPGARVRFVPEEPVCGSPDTPAQPTRAERRIT from the coding sequence ATGATGCTGAGGCCGGTAGGAGTCGATTCCCTCCTTGTTGATCTGGACACGCCGGAAGAGGCACAGGCCTGGCATGCCGAGCTCCTGAGCCGCCATATCGCCGGGACGCTCTCGCCGGTGCGCGAGATCGTGCCCGGTGAGAAAACCGTTCTTCTCTACGGGGTCCACGACGCAGACGCCTTGCAGACGGAGCTGCACCGGTGGTCCGTGCCCGCTCTGGCAGCCGACAGTGGGCCCCTGTTGGAGATCCCGGTGCATTACAACGGAGCCGATCTCCGTGCGGTGGCTGAGATGTGGGGTGTCACCGAAGACGAGGTGGCGCGGATCCACAGCAGTATCGAACACCGTGTGGCCTTCTGCGGGTTCTCCCCGGGGTTCGCGTACATGATCGGACTCGGCGAGACGTACGCCGTGCCGCGCCACGCTGCACCACGCACTTCCGTACCCGTCGGCTCCGTTGCGGTTGCGGGTTCCTACACCGGCATTTACCCGCGTGCCTCGCCCGGCGGCTGGCAACTGATCGGTACGACCCATGTGCGCCTGTGGGACATGGAGCGCGAACCCGAGGCTTTGCTGACTCCCGGCGCTCGGGTGCGGTTCGTCCCTGAAGAACCCGTTTGCGGGAGCCCTGACACACCTGCACAGCCCACAAGGGCCGAAAGGCGCATCACATGA
- a CDS encoding LamB/YcsF family protein: MTGIVIDLNADLAEGYGRWVLTDDEAMLSVVTSANVACGFHAGDPSIMRRVCDMAAERGVRIGAQVSYRDLAGFGRRAMDVPADELADEITYQIGSLQVFARAAGTKVTYVKPHGALYNRVVFDQAQAAAVAAGVRLADPALQVLCLPDSAMHEEAERVGLQVVDEAFVDRAYTADGALVPRSTPDAVITDPQQVAARAVAMALDGRVTSLDGASVSMRARSLCLHGDTPGAVELAKQVRTALEAAGVTVEAFA, from the coding sequence ATGACAGGCATCGTGATCGACCTCAACGCAGACCTCGCGGAAGGCTACGGACGGTGGGTCCTCACCGACGACGAGGCCATGCTGTCGGTCGTCACCAGCGCCAACGTTGCGTGCGGCTTCCACGCCGGAGATCCCAGCATCATGCGCCGCGTCTGCGACATGGCGGCCGAACGCGGTGTGAGGATCGGCGCCCAGGTTTCCTACCGGGACCTGGCCGGCTTCGGCCGACGGGCCATGGACGTGCCTGCGGACGAACTCGCCGACGAGATCACGTACCAGATCGGTTCCCTTCAGGTGTTCGCTCGGGCGGCCGGAACGAAAGTGACCTACGTCAAGCCTCATGGAGCGCTGTACAACCGTGTGGTGTTCGATCAGGCACAGGCGGCTGCCGTGGCAGCAGGCGTCAGACTCGCCGATCCGGCACTTCAGGTGCTGTGCCTGCCCGATTCGGCCATGCACGAGGAAGCCGAGCGGGTCGGCCTCCAGGTGGTCGACGAGGCGTTCGTCGACCGTGCATACACGGCGGACGGGGCGCTCGTCCCGCGATCCACGCCGGATGCGGTGATCACCGATCCCCAGCAGGTCGCCGCCAGAGCCGTTGCCATGGCGCTGGACGGCCGCGTCACTTCGCTGGACGGGGCCTCAGTGTCCATGCGTGCGCGCTCTCTGTGCCTGCATGGCGATACTCCGGGGGCAGTCGAGCTGGCCAAGCAGGTGCGTACGGCTCTGGAGGCGGCCGGAGTCACGGTGGAGGCGTTCGCATGA
- a CDS encoding putative hydro-lyase, whose translation MTTADAGALTPADARAMFRDGASVPTTGWCAAYTQVNLVAVPADWAYDVLLFCQRNPKPCPVLDVTDPGHWSTPLAPGADLRTDVPRYRVWENGRLIDEPSDATDAWRDDLVTFLIGCSFSFETALAQAGVPLRHVDQGRNVAMYKTNRDCRPAGRLKGPMVVSMRQIPADLVDTAVRVSALMPAVHGGPVHTGDPAALGIEDLAHPDFGDPVQEEPGDVPVFWACGVTPQAALMASRPPFAITHAPGYMLITDRRDTDYRIA comes from the coding sequence ATGACGACAGCGGATGCCGGGGCCCTCACCCCCGCCGACGCGCGGGCGATGTTCCGCGACGGTGCAAGTGTGCCGACCACGGGATGGTGCGCGGCGTACACCCAGGTCAATCTCGTCGCTGTCCCGGCCGACTGGGCCTATGACGTTCTCCTGTTCTGCCAGCGCAACCCCAAGCCGTGTCCGGTGCTCGATGTCACGGACCCGGGACACTGGTCGACACCGCTGGCTCCCGGCGCCGACCTGCGCACCGACGTCCCTCGCTACCGTGTCTGGGAGAACGGCCGACTGATCGACGAACCCTCCGACGCCACTGATGCCTGGCGTGACGACCTTGTCACCTTCCTCATCGGGTGCAGCTTCTCCTTCGAGACCGCGCTCGCCCAGGCAGGAGTGCCCCTGCGCCACGTCGACCAGGGACGCAATGTCGCGATGTACAAGACAAATCGTGACTGCCGGCCGGCCGGCCGGCTCAAGGGCCCCATGGTGGTGTCCATGCGGCAGATTCCGGCTGACCTCGTCGACACCGCGGTCCGCGTCAGCGCCCTCATGCCCGCGGTGCACGGAGGCCCGGTGCACACCGGCGACCCGGCAGCCCTGGGTATCGAGGACCTTGCGCACCCCGACTTCGGCGACCCGGTGCAGGAGGAGCCGGGCGATGTGCCGGTGTTCTGGGCCTGCGGCGTCACACCGCAGGCCGCGCTGATGGCCTCACGACCCCCGTTCGCCATCACTCACGCCCCCGGATACATGCTGATCACCGACCGCCGAGACACGGATTACCGCATCGCATGA
- a CDS encoding GntR family transcriptional regulator, producing MTAEVDPSVLVGDRALLGRSSTADRVADILRARIAEGYLPPGSKLSEDTIGGALGVSRNTLREAFRLLTHERLLVHELNRGVFVRVLTMQDVTDIYRVRRLIECAAVRNLGAPPYDLAQAEAAVAEGEKAAEEGAWRELGTANIHFHHAVVALTHSKRLDDLMRGVLAELRLVFHAMDNPRSFHEPYLGRNREILSALKAADRVRAELLLADYLDGAEKQLLEKYSEFMAP from the coding sequence ATGACAGCCGAGGTGGACCCGTCCGTGCTCGTTGGTGACCGTGCGCTTCTGGGGCGCTCCAGCACCGCCGACCGCGTCGCCGACATCTTGCGGGCACGCATTGCCGAGGGCTACCTCCCGCCTGGGAGCAAGCTCTCCGAAGACACCATCGGGGGCGCTCTGGGAGTTTCGCGCAACACGCTGCGAGAGGCGTTCCGACTCCTCACCCACGAGAGGCTGCTGGTCCACGAGCTCAACCGCGGCGTGTTCGTCCGCGTCCTCACCATGCAGGATGTCACCGACATCTACCGGGTCCGCAGACTCATCGAGTGTGCGGCGGTGCGTAATCTCGGGGCACCGCCCTACGACCTTGCCCAAGCTGAAGCCGCAGTCGCCGAAGGCGAGAAGGCGGCCGAGGAAGGCGCATGGCGTGAACTGGGCACCGCGAACATCCACTTCCACCATGCCGTGGTGGCCCTCACCCACAGCAAGCGCTTGGACGACCTCATGCGCGGTGTGCTGGCTGAACTGCGCTTGGTCTTCCATGCCATGGACAATCCGCGCAGCTTCCACGAGCCGTACCTGGGGCGCAACCGGGAGATCCTCTCCGCCCTCAAGGCGGCAGACAGGGTGAGAGCCGAGCTGCTGCTGGCCGACTATCTTGACGGCGCGGAAAAGCAGCTGCTCGAGAAGTACTCCGAGTTCATGGCTCCGTGA